A stretch of Gossypium hirsutum isolate 1008001.06 chromosome A06, Gossypium_hirsutum_v2.1, whole genome shotgun sequence DNA encodes these proteins:
- the LOC107887253 gene encoding ectonucleotide pyrophosphatase/phosphodiesterase family member 1 translates to MGSALLSQTKPIPIPTQEEDPSSQSTALLSFNTDSCLDPSTKASPSRPSTTIIFIALTLLACIALSAALAFAFLFYSSSSPSSSFSATLHNISRPLKKLEKPVVILISSDGFRFGYQFKTSTPNIHRLIANGTEAETGLIPVYPTLTFPNHYSIVTGLYPAYHGIVNNHFVDPKTGEVFNMQSHEPKWWLGEPLWETVANHGLKASTYFWPGSEVKRGSWDCPKNFCRFYNGSVPFEDRVDTVLSYFDLPSSEIPVFMTMYFEDPDHQGHRVGPDDPEITEAVARIDGLIGRLIDGLEKRGIFEDVTIIMVGDHGMVGTCDKKLIFLDDLAPWINIPVDWVQYYSPVLSIRPPPGYAPSDVVAKMKEGLESGRVDNGKHLRVYLKEELPSRLHYAESDWIPPIIGLVDEGFTVEKKRTKHKECGGAHGYDNAFFSMRTIFIGHGPQFARGKKVPSFENVQIYNLVTSILKLEGAPNNGSSAFAESVLLPSQ, encoded by the coding sequence atGGGTTCTGCTTTGTTGAGTCAAACAAAGCCAATCCCAATCCCAACCCAAGAAGAAGATCCTTCAAGCCAATCCACAGCTCTCCTTTCTTTCAACACTGATTCTTGTTTAGATCCCTCAACTAAAGCATCCCCTTCCAGGCCCAGCACCACCATCATCTTCATTGCTTTAACACTCCTCGCTTGCATTGCTCTTTCCGCTGCCTTGGCCTTTGCTTTCCTCTTTTACTCTTCCTCCTCTCCATCATCTTCCTTTTCAGCTACACTTCACAACATTTCCCGTCCTCTGAAGAAACTGGAAAAGCCGGTGGTCATTTTGATTTCCTCTGATGGGTTTCGATTTGGGTACCAGTTCAAGACCTCAACACCAAACATCCACCGTTTGATTGCTAATGGGACTGAAGCTGAGACGGGTCTGATTCCTGTTTACCCGACTCTTACTTTTCCTAATCATTACTCTATCGTGACTGGCCTGTATCCTGCTTATCATGGTATTGTAAATAACCATTTTGTGGATCCTAAGACTGGTGAGGTTTTCAATATGCAAAGTCATGAGCCCAAGTGGTGGTTAGGTGAGCCACTTTGGGAGACTGTGGCCAATCATGGGTTAAAGGCTTCTACCTACTTTTGGCCTGGAAGTGAGGTAAAAAGGGGTTCTTGGGATTGTCCTAAAAACTTCTGCAGGTTCTATAATGGTTCTGTTCCTTTTGAGGATAGAGTTGATACTGTTTTAAGCTATTTTGATTTGCCTAGTAGTGAGATTCCTGTGTTTATGACAATGTATTTTGAGGATCCTGATCATCAGGGTCACCGGGTTGGACCTGATGACCCCGAGATTACTGAGGCTGTTGCTAGAATTGATGGTTTGATTGGGAGGTTGATTGATGGTTTAGAAAAAAGAGGGATTTTTGAGGATGTTACCATAATTATGGTTGGAGACCATGGGATGGTTGGTACATGTGATAAAAAGCTGATTTTCCTTGATGATTTGGCCCCTTGGATTAACATTCCAGTGGATTGGGTCCAGTATTATAGTCCGGTGCTTTCAATTCGACCACCTCCTGGTTATGCACCATCCGATGTTGTTGCAAAGATGAAAGAAGGATTGGAATCTGGGAGAGTTGATAATGGGAAGCATTTGAGGGTTTATCTTAAGGAGGAGCTACCTAGTCGACTGCATTACGCAGAAAGTGATTGGATTCCTCCCATAATAGGGCTGGTTGACGAGGGTTTTACAGTAGAGAAGAAAAGGACTAAGCATAAAGAGTGTGGAGGTGCACATGGGTATGACAATGCATTTTTCTCCATGAGGACCATTTTTATTGGTCATGGTCCTCAATTTGCAAGGGGAAAGAAGGTGCCGTCTTTTGAGAATGTTCAGATATATAACTTGGTAACTTCGATTCTCAAGTTAGAGGGTGCTCCTAATAATGGTTCTTCAGCATTTGCTGAGTCTGTTCTTTTGCCTAGTCAGTAA
- the LOC121230481 gene encoding tetraspanin-2, with amino-acid sequence MTPEFIGPLMDGSVSSTRSLVQVFPMFIVVQIIENVPEKNQAHVCCGATKQRQMKFINNYQLWQHMSGCCKPPTICGYTFVNPTLWTNPVNPAGDLDCNQWSNDQTQLCYNCNSCKAGLLGNFKERKANIILIVEVVVLIWVYIIACSAFKNAQTEDLFFNRYKQGWT; translated from the exons ATGACACCAGAGTTCATCGGCCCCCTCATGGATGGATCGGTCTCATCCACAAGATCATTAGTTCAAGTTTTTCCCATGTTCATCGTGGTTCAAATCATAGAAAATGTACCAGAAAAGAATCAAGCACATGTGTGCTGTGGGGCAACCAAGCAACGCCAAATGAAGTTTATAAACAATTACCAGCTTTGGCAACATATG TCAGGGTGTTGTAAGCCTCCAACAATATGTGGCTACACTTTTGTGAACCCAACGTTGTGGACGAACCCGGTGAACCCAGCAGGGGATCTTGACTGCAACCAATGGAGCAATGACCAGACCCAACTCTGCTATAACTGCAATTCATGCAAAGCTGGTCTGCTGGGGAACTTTAAGGAGAGGAAAGCCAACATAATTCTCATTGTGGAAGTGGTGGTACTAATATGGGTCTATATCATTGCTTGCAGTGCCTTCAAGAATGCCCAAACGGAGGACCTCTTCTTCAACCGCTACAAACAGGGTtggacttaa
- the LOC107887257 gene encoding tetraspanin-2-like — protein MGVANNITAVLNFVTFLCSIPIIAVGIWLAQQPDNGCIHLLRWPVVLLGFLVHLVSLAGFVGAYCNKETLLAFYLCCMAIVIGLLLILLVFAFIVTRPDGSYGVPGRGYQDYRLDGYSSWLTNHVVDSKSWTKIRACLADTDVCPKLTQQFITADQFFATHLSPLHVNRFSYGHISYSLMKIRVPF, from the coding sequence ATGGGAGTAGCCAATAACATAACAGCAGTTCTCAACTTCGTAACCTTCCTCTGCTCCATCCCCATCATAGCAGTTGGCATCTGGCTCGCCCAACAGCCTGACAACGGCTGCATCCACCTTTTGCGATGGCCAGTCGTTCTCCTTGGTTTCCTCGTTCACCTTGTCTCTCTTGCTGGCTTTGTCGGTGCCTACTGCAACAAGGAAACACTGTTGGCCTTCTATCTTTGCTGCATGGCCATCGTCATTGGTCTCCTCCTCATCTTGCTGGTATTTGCCTTCATCGTTACCAGACCTGATGGGAGCTACGGTGTGCCTGGAAGGGGTTACCAGGACTATAGGCTTGATGGCTACTCTAGCTGGCTTACAAACCATGTAGTTGACTCCAAGAGCTGGACTAAGATCAGGGCCTGTTTGGCTGACACCGATGTCTGTCCTAAGTTGACTCAACAGTTCATCACCGCTGATCAGTTTTTTGCTACTCATCTCTCTCCTCTTCATGTAAATCGTTTCAGTTATGGCCATATTTCTTATTCTTTGATGAAAATACGAGTACCCTTTTAA
- the LOC107887254 gene encoding uncharacterized protein isoform X1: MAILGLQLQQRFPVLTGVCYSRLISATIHAPAVASVSSLSCKLKKWNNGGRLPRRLVVGLGASFWAQYMNMASNSKSFIASARLNGAVEQALQNVEWPEQFPFKDEDFQRFNETPDSLFYEAPRFVTHIDDAAIAALTKYYSEVFPPSNTPGVSILDMCSSWVSHFPKGYKQERVVGMGMNEEELKRNPVLTEYVVQDLNLKPKLPFEDNSFDVITNVVSVDYLTKPLDVFKEMCRILKPGGLAIMSFSNRCFWTKAISIWTSTGDTDHALIVGSYFHYAGGFEPPQAVDISPNPGRSDPMYIVFSRKLSTA; encoded by the exons ATGGCAATCCTCGGACTTCAACTGCAACAAAGGTTTCCCGTCTTGACTGGTGTTTGTTATTCTCGCTTAATTTCCGCTACAATTCATGCTCCGGCTGTTGCTTCTGTCTCTAGTCTTTCGTGTAAGCTAAAAAAATGGAACAATGGTGGTAGGCTGCCACGTAGACTGGTGGTAGGCTTAGGGGCTTCATTTTGGGCTCAGTACATGAACATGGCCAGCAATAGCAAATCTTTTATTGCTTCTGCAAGGCTAAATGGTGCTGTTGAACAG GCATTGCAGAATGTGGAATGGCCAGAGCAGTTCCCCTTCAAGGACGAGGATTTCCAACGCTTCAATGA AACACCAGATTCATTGTTCTATGAAGCTCCACGCTTTGTTACACATATTGATGATGCAGCCATTGCCGCACTTACTAAATACTACTCAGAGGTTTTCCCTCCCAGCAATACTCCTGGAGTGAGCATCTTGGATATGTGCAGTAGTTGG GTCAGTCATTTTCCAAAAGGATACAAGCAAGAACGGGTAGTTGGAATGGGTATGAATGAGGAAGAGCTTAAGCGGAACCCT GTTCTAACAGAATATGTTGTGCAAGACTTAAATTTGAAACCTAAGCTTCCCTTTGAAGATAATTCCTTTGATGTCATTACCAATGTG GTCAGTGTTGATTATCTAACAAAGCCTCTTGATGTTTTCAAAGAGATGTGCCGGATTCTTAAGCCTGGTGGATTGGCTATAATGAG TTTTTCAAATCGCTGCTTTTGGACAAAAGCAATCTCTATATGGACATCCACTGGTGACACCGATCATGCTTTGATTGTTGGGTCATATTTCCATTATGCTGGCGGATTTGAACCTCCTCAG GCTGTTGATATATCTCCTAATCCAGGACGCTCAGATCCTATGTACATTGTTTTCTCTAGGAAGCTTTCTACTGCTTAA
- the LOC107887254 gene encoding uncharacterized protein isoform X3 produces MNRSAWWSLIASSVSCFPVHALQNVEWPEQFPFKDEDFQRFNETPDSLFYEAPRFVTHIDDAAIAALTKYYSEVFPPSNTPGVSILDMCSSWVSHFPKGYKQERVVGMGMNEEELKRNPVLTEYVVQDLNLKPKLPFEDNSFDVITNVVSVDYLTKPLDVFKEMCRILKPGGLAIMSFSNRCFWTKAISIWTSTGDTDHALIVGSYFHYAGGFEPPQAVDISPNPGRSDPMYIVFSRKLSTA; encoded by the exons ATGAATCGAAGTGCTTGGTGGAGTTTAATAGCCTCTTCTGTTTCTTGCTTTCCAGTTCAT GCATTGCAGAATGTGGAATGGCCAGAGCAGTTCCCCTTCAAGGACGAGGATTTCCAACGCTTCAATGA AACACCAGATTCATTGTTCTATGAAGCTCCACGCTTTGTTACACATATTGATGATGCAGCCATTGCCGCACTTACTAAATACTACTCAGAGGTTTTCCCTCCCAGCAATACTCCTGGAGTGAGCATCTTGGATATGTGCAGTAGTTGG GTCAGTCATTTTCCAAAAGGATACAAGCAAGAACGGGTAGTTGGAATGGGTATGAATGAGGAAGAGCTTAAGCGGAACCCT GTTCTAACAGAATATGTTGTGCAAGACTTAAATTTGAAACCTAAGCTTCCCTTTGAAGATAATTCCTTTGATGTCATTACCAATGTG GTCAGTGTTGATTATCTAACAAAGCCTCTTGATGTTTTCAAAGAGATGTGCCGGATTCTTAAGCCTGGTGGATTGGCTATAATGAG TTTTTCAAATCGCTGCTTTTGGACAAAAGCAATCTCTATATGGACATCCACTGGTGACACCGATCATGCTTTGATTGTTGGGTCATATTTCCATTATGCTGGCGGATTTGAACCTCCTCAG GCTGTTGATATATCTCCTAATCCAGGACGCTCAGATCCTATGTACATTGTTTTCTCTAGGAAGCTTTCTACTGCTTAA
- the LOC107887254 gene encoding uncharacterized protein isoform X2: MAILGLQLQQRFPVLTGVCYSRLISATIHAPAVASVSSLSCKLKKWNNGGRLPRRLVVGLGASFWAQYMNMASNSKSFIASARLNGAVEQALQNVEWPEQFPFKDEDFQRFNETPDSLFYEAPRFVTHIDDAAIAALTKYYSEVFPPSNTPGVSILDMCSSWVSHFPKGYKQERVVGMGMNEEELKRNPVSVDYLTKPLDVFKEMCRILKPGGLAIMSFSNRCFWTKAISIWTSTGDTDHALIVGSYFHYAGGFEPPQAVDISPNPGRSDPMYIVFSRKLSTA, encoded by the exons ATGGCAATCCTCGGACTTCAACTGCAACAAAGGTTTCCCGTCTTGACTGGTGTTTGTTATTCTCGCTTAATTTCCGCTACAATTCATGCTCCGGCTGTTGCTTCTGTCTCTAGTCTTTCGTGTAAGCTAAAAAAATGGAACAATGGTGGTAGGCTGCCACGTAGACTGGTGGTAGGCTTAGGGGCTTCATTTTGGGCTCAGTACATGAACATGGCCAGCAATAGCAAATCTTTTATTGCTTCTGCAAGGCTAAATGGTGCTGTTGAACAG GCATTGCAGAATGTGGAATGGCCAGAGCAGTTCCCCTTCAAGGACGAGGATTTCCAACGCTTCAATGA AACACCAGATTCATTGTTCTATGAAGCTCCACGCTTTGTTACACATATTGATGATGCAGCCATTGCCGCACTTACTAAATACTACTCAGAGGTTTTCCCTCCCAGCAATACTCCTGGAGTGAGCATCTTGGATATGTGCAGTAGTTGG GTCAGTCATTTTCCAAAAGGATACAAGCAAGAACGGGTAGTTGGAATGGGTATGAATGAGGAAGAGCTTAAGCGGAACCCT GTCAGTGTTGATTATCTAACAAAGCCTCTTGATGTTTTCAAAGAGATGTGCCGGATTCTTAAGCCTGGTGGATTGGCTATAATGAG TTTTTCAAATCGCTGCTTTTGGACAAAAGCAATCTCTATATGGACATCCACTGGTGACACCGATCATGCTTTGATTGTTGGGTCATATTTCCATTATGCTGGCGGATTTGAACCTCCTCAG GCTGTTGATATATCTCCTAATCCAGGACGCTCAGATCCTATGTACATTGTTTTCTCTAGGAAGCTTTCTACTGCTTAA
- the LOC107887256 gene encoding thioredoxin-like 2, chloroplastic, translating into MADVNRLSALSFRSSSASLLTSFASTLNSRQLGLPPNFNPERKSCSLSSSSSPSVAGVSSLPPTSRKQLLSFKVHATITETNQPKWWERNAGPNMIDIHSTQEFLSALSEAGDRLVIVEFYGTWCASCKALFPKLCRTAQENPEILFLKVNFDENKPMCKSLNVKVLPYFHFYRGAHGQLESFSCSLAKFQKIKDAIKTHRQPHCHIGPSKAVRDLNLESVSAPIEKPAVLTQTSDSL; encoded by the exons ATGGCAGATGTTAATAGATTATCAGCATTATCGTTTCGTTCTTCTTCAGCTTCGTTGCTCACATCCTTTGCATCTACCTTGAACTCTCGACAACTGGGTCTTCCACCCAATTTTAATCCAGAAAGGAAAAGCTGTtctttgtcttcttcttcttctccttcggTTGCTGGTGTTTCTAGCCTTCCTCCGACTTCCAGGAAACAATTGCTGTCTTTCAAG GTTCATGCAACTATCACCGAAACAAACCAGCCGAAATGGTGGGAAAGGAATGCAGGACCAAATATGATTGACATTCACTCCACTCAAGAATTTTTGAGTGCCTTAAGTGAAGCTGGAGACAGATTAGTTATTGTTGAATTTTATGGAACTTGGTGTGCTTCTTGCAAAGCTCTATTTCCTAAG CTCTGCAGGACAGCCCAAGAAAACCCTGAAATTTTGTTCCTCAAAGTCAATTTTGATGAGAATAAGCCTATGTGTAAAAGTTTGAATGTGAAGGTGCTTCCTTATTTCCACTTCTACCGGGGTGCACATGGTCAACTGGAATCATTTTCTTGTTCGCTAGCCAAG TTTCAGAAAATAAAGGATGCTATCAAAACTCACAGACAACCGCATTGCCACATTGGTCCGTCAAAGGCGGTCAGAGACCTGAATCTCGAATCTGTATCTGCACCAATTGAGAAGCCAGCCGTGTTAACCCAAACAAGCGATTCTTTATAA